In one Janibacter cremeus genomic region, the following are encoded:
- a CDS encoding DoxX family protein gives MTTSPRALAQVLLGAALLFTGTGHLTFARREFRAQVPPWVPLDVDTVVLLSGVVELAVGVALLVAWRQPHRAVVGLATAALFVAVLPGNIAQLTEHRDAFGLDTDRARLLRLFFQPVLVVWALWSTRAIEQWRRGTRPGRRGR, from the coding sequence ATGACGACATCCCCGAGGGCGCTCGCCCAGGTCCTGCTCGGCGCCGCCCTCCTGTTCACCGGTACCGGGCACCTGACCTTCGCCCGCAGGGAGTTCCGGGCACAGGTGCCGCCCTGGGTGCCGCTCGACGTGGACACGGTCGTCCTGCTCTCCGGGGTGGTGGAGCTCGCCGTCGGGGTGGCCCTGCTCGTGGCCTGGCGGCAGCCGCACCGCGCGGTCGTGGGGCTGGCCACCGCGGCCCTCTTCGTCGCGGTCCTCCCGGGCAACATCGCACAGCTGACCGAGCACCGGGACGCCTTCGGCCTCGACACCGACCGCGCGCGGCTGCTCCGGCTGTTCTTCCAGCCGGTGCTCGTCGTGTGGGCGCTGTGGTCCACCCGAGCGATCGAGCAGTGGCGAAGGGGGACCCGGCCCGGCCGCCGTGGCCGGTGA
- a CDS encoding crotonase/enoyl-CoA hydratase family protein: MTYTTIRHDLDDGVLTVTLDRADQLNSFTPTMADELERTFREVNDDDAVRAVIVTGAGRAFCAGMDLTAEGNVFGLDESMSPSLTDMQQLDDPALVAGVRDTGGRVTLAVHDCRKPVIAAINGAAVGIGATMTLAMDARLVSTKARVGFVFGRIGIVPEAASSWFLPRIVGLPTALDLVLSADILDADAAVAAGVATGPHEPDDLLGAARALADRWTKGRSPVAVALARQMLRRNAATQHPVEAHRIDSLAMFETSIGDGKEGVAAFLEKRDPQYTSRASQMPGFYEEWIARDGG, encoded by the coding sequence ATGACGTACACGACGATCCGCCACGACCTCGACGACGGTGTCCTCACCGTCACGCTCGACCGGGCCGACCAGCTCAACTCCTTCACCCCGACGATGGCCGACGAGCTCGAGCGCACCTTCCGGGAGGTCAACGACGACGACGCGGTGCGCGCGGTGATCGTCACCGGCGCCGGGCGCGCCTTCTGCGCGGGGATGGACCTCACCGCCGAGGGCAACGTCTTCGGCCTCGACGAGTCGATGTCCCCCTCCCTGACCGACATGCAGCAGCTCGACGACCCCGCCCTCGTCGCCGGCGTGCGCGACACCGGCGGCCGCGTCACCCTGGCCGTCCACGACTGCCGCAAGCCGGTCATCGCCGCGATCAACGGCGCCGCGGTGGGCATCGGCGCGACGATGACCCTGGCCATGGATGCCCGGCTGGTCTCGACGAAGGCGCGCGTCGGCTTCGTCTTCGGGCGGATCGGGATCGTCCCCGAGGCGGCCTCGTCCTGGTTCCTGCCGCGGATCGTCGGGCTCCCCACCGCCCTCGACCTCGTCCTGTCCGCCGACATCCTCGACGCCGACGCCGCCGTCGCGGCGGGGGTGGCCACCGGGCCGCACGAGCCGGACGACCTCCTGGGTGCTGCCCGGGCGCTCGCCGACCGCTGGACGAAGGGGCGCTCGCCGGTCGCGGTCGCCCTCGCCCGGCAGATGCTGCGCCGCAATGCCGCGACGCAGCACCCCGTGGAGGCGCACCGGATCGACTCCCTGGCCATGTTCGAGACGAGCATCGGTGACGGCAAGGAGGGCGTGGCGGCCTTCCTGGAGAAGCGGGACCCGCAGTACACCAGCCGGGCGTCGCAGATGCCGGGGTTCTACGAGGAGTGGATCGCCCGGGACGGGGGCTGA
- a CDS encoding NYN domain-containing protein, whose translation MADRTTYLLVDGENIDATLGVSVLGRRPQPEERPRWNKLLEYTEAAWDQPVKGLFFLAVAGDLPASFVQALLAMGYRPVPLRGEGKVVDIAIQRTAEALLERDADVMLVSHDNDFTPQMEDLAEDEDRRVGIVGFGEFMANGLRDVPGMEFFDLEYDISAFKSRLPRVRVIEIDEFDPLEFI comes from the coding sequence ATGGCCGATCGCACCACCTACCTCCTCGTCGACGGCGAGAACATCGACGCGACGCTCGGGGTCTCGGTCCTCGGCCGTCGCCCCCAGCCCGAGGAGCGCCCACGCTGGAACAAGCTCCTCGAGTACACCGAGGCGGCCTGGGACCAGCCGGTCAAGGGGTTGTTCTTCCTCGCCGTCGCCGGTGACCTGCCCGCCTCCTTCGTGCAGGCGCTGCTCGCCATGGGCTATCGGCCGGTGCCGCTGCGGGGCGAGGGCAAGGTCGTCGACATCGCGATCCAGCGCACCGCGGAGGCCCTCCTCGAGCGCGACGCGGACGTCATGCTCGTCAGCCACGACAACGACTTCACCCCGCAGATGGAGGACCTCGCCGAGGACGAGGACCGCCGCGTCGGCATCGTCGGGTTCGGTGAGTTCATGGCCAATGGGCTGCGGGACGTGCCCGGCATGGAGTTCTTCGACCTCGAGTACGACATCTCCGCCTTCAAGAGCCGCCTGCCGCGGGTGCGGGTCATCGAGATCGACGAGTTCGACCCGCTCGAGTTCATCTGA
- a CDS encoding YrhK family protein, which produces MWQKTRDGRWDVSVTLGPTNLRVDGAYEALSIANDFLAGLLFLVGSILFFWKATETAAIWCFTVGSVLFVVRPTIRLVRRIHLGSAGGGEGEAARDF; this is translated from the coding sequence ATGTGGCAGAAGACCCGGGACGGGCGCTGGGACGTCTCCGTGACGCTCGGCCCAACGAACCTGCGGGTCGACGGCGCGTACGAGGCGCTGTCGATCGCCAACGACTTCCTCGCGGGGCTGCTCTTCCTCGTCGGCAGCATCCTCTTCTTCTGGAAGGCGACGGAGACGGCCGCCATCTGGTGCTTCACCGTGGGGTCGGTGCTCTTCGTCGTGCGACCGACCATCCGACTCGTCCGCCGGATCCACCTCGGGTCCGCCGGTGGTGGCGAGGGTGAGGCCGCGCGCGACTTCTGA
- a CDS encoding TetR/AcrR family transcriptional regulator translates to MTPPVAGPSADAKERILTVALGLFGERGVAATSLREVARVAGVAPGLVVHHFGGKEGLHGCVDDHVVDLFRRALDSVPLDGPAAEVVAGRDDAVTRMFEANPEAIDYLRRVVVTPDPGDVGLARKLIAETIAQTRTLREHGIARSRIPVEEQAVAVLVGQLGDRLLQPTLARMWTIAGADSPVPTVRVTMQDRRG, encoded by the coding sequence GTGACCCCACCAGTGGCGGGCCCGTCCGCCGATGCCAAGGAGCGCATCCTCACCGTCGCCCTCGGGCTCTTCGGCGAGCGCGGAGTCGCCGCGACGAGCCTGCGCGAGGTCGCCCGCGTCGCGGGCGTGGCCCCGGGCCTGGTCGTGCACCACTTCGGCGGCAAGGAGGGGCTGCACGGGTGCGTCGACGACCACGTCGTCGACCTCTTCCGCCGGGCACTGGACTCGGTCCCGCTCGACGGACCCGCCGCCGAGGTCGTCGCGGGCCGTGACGACGCGGTGACCCGCATGTTCGAGGCGAACCCCGAGGCGATCGACTACCTGCGGCGGGTCGTGGTCACCCCGGACCCGGGTGACGTGGGCCTGGCCCGCAAGCTCATCGCGGAGACGATCGCGCAGACGCGCACGCTGCGTGAGCACGGGATCGCGCGCAGCCGCATCCCGGTCGAGGAGCAGGCCGTCGCCGTCCTCGTGGGTCAGCTGGGCGACCGTCTGCTGCAGCCGACGCTGGCCCGGATGTGGACGATCGCGGGGGCGGACTCCCCGGTGCCCACCGTCAGGGTGACGATGCAGGACCGGCGGGGTTGA
- a CDS encoding acetyl-CoA C-acetyltransferase has product MPEQPQAVIYDAVRTPRGKGKSSGSLHEVKPIDLTVGLLDAVRERNPGLDAARIDDLVMGIVSPVGDQGAVLPRIAALKAGYPEPVAGVQLNRFCGSGLEAINQVAARVRSGFEDLFLAGGVESMSRVPMASDGGAWAMDPATNLETGFVPQGIGADLIATLEGFDRAEVDRFAAQSHARAAAAWENGWFDRSVIPVRDANGITILDRDETIRPGTSAESLGGLKPSFAAIGEQGGFDHVALEKYHSTDGINHVHHAGNSSGIVDGASLVLIGNEKAGQEMGLTPRARIISTAVIGSEPTIMLTGPAPACRKALDRVGMSAKDIDLVEINEAFAAVALKLIRDMGWTEEQTNVNGGAIAMGHPLGATGAMILGTLVDELERRDLERGIATLCIGGGMGIATIVERV; this is encoded by the coding sequence ATGCCCGAGCAGCCCCAGGCCGTCATCTACGACGCCGTCCGCACGCCCCGAGGGAAGGGCAAGTCGTCCGGCTCCCTCCACGAGGTCAAGCCGATCGACCTGACCGTCGGTCTCCTCGACGCCGTCCGTGAGCGCAACCCCGGCCTCGACGCCGCCCGGATCGACGACCTCGTCATGGGCATCGTCTCCCCGGTCGGCGACCAGGGCGCGGTCCTCCCGCGCATCGCGGCGCTGAAGGCCGGTTACCCCGAGCCGGTCGCGGGCGTGCAGCTCAACCGCTTCTGCGGCTCCGGCCTCGAGGCCATCAACCAGGTCGCGGCCCGCGTCCGCTCCGGCTTCGAGGACCTCTTCCTCGCCGGTGGTGTCGAGTCGATGTCCCGCGTCCCCATGGCCAGCGACGGCGGCGCCTGGGCGATGGACCCGGCGACGAACCTCGAGACCGGCTTCGTCCCGCAGGGCATCGGGGCCGACCTCATCGCCACCCTCGAGGGCTTCGACCGCGCCGAGGTCGACCGCTTCGCCGCGCAGTCGCACGCCCGTGCCGCGGCCGCGTGGGAGAACGGCTGGTTCGACCGGTCCGTCATCCCGGTCCGGGACGCCAACGGCATCACCATCCTCGACCGCGACGAGACCATCCGCCCGGGCACGAGCGCGGAGTCGCTCGGCGGCCTCAAGCCCTCCTTCGCCGCGATCGGCGAGCAGGGCGGCTTCGACCACGTGGCCCTGGAGAAGTACCACTCGACGGACGGGATCAACCACGTCCACCACGCCGGCAACTCCTCCGGCATCGTCGACGGCGCCTCGCTGGTGCTCATCGGCAACGAGAAGGCCGGCCAGGAGATGGGCCTGACCCCCCGCGCCCGCATCATCTCCACGGCCGTCATCGGCTCCGAGCCGACGATCATGCTCACCGGCCCGGCACCGGCCTGCCGCAAGGCCCTCGACCGCGTCGGCATGAGCGCCAAGGACATCGACCTCGTCGAGATCAACGAGGCCTTCGCGGCCGTCGCCCTCAAGCTCATCCGCGACATGGGCTGGACCGAGGAGCAGACCAACGTCAACGGCGGCGCGATCGCGATGGGCCACCCGCTCGGCGCGACCGGGGCGATGATCCTCGGCACCCTCGTCGACGAGCTCGAGCGCCGCGACCTCGAGCGCGGCATCGCCACCCTCTGCATCGGCGGTGGCATGGGCATCGCCACCATCGTCGAGCGCGTCTGA
- a CDS encoding 3-hydroxyacyl-CoA dehydrogenase NAD-binding domain-containing protein, with protein MIRYERDDEGIVTLTMDDPDAGANTMNDTYTRSMAETIERLEAERDQITGVVLTSAKKTFFAGGNLSDLQSVTQETAAEFFEGIEGIKAQLRRLETLGRPVVAAINGAALGGGLEIALATHHRIAVDDPRIKLGLPEVTLGLLPGGGGVTRLVRMLGIQEALMGWLLQGQQRTPAAALAKGVVDQLVPTREELVPAAKAWIREHADDETAAVQPWDVRGHKIPGGTPSTPRFAANLPAFPANLRKTLKGAPTKSPRAIMSAAVEGAQVDFDTASRIESRYITELAAGRESTAMIQAFFFDLQAISSGSLRPEGIEKSSVGSVGILGAGMMGAGIAYSAASAGIDVVLKDVSIEGAQKGKAYSEKILAKQVERGKLSEDASSAILARITPTADAQDLAGVDAVIEAVFEDYDLKKKVFAEVEAVVGPDTLLCSNTSTLPITSLQEFTSRPKDFIGLHFFSPVDKMKLVEIIRGEQTSDEATARAIDIVQQIRKIPIVVGDGRGFYTSRVFGTLILEGATALAEGIDPQTIERAATQAGFPAPPLAMLDEVSLTLTQHIRAEADKAAAAEGRTVAKGPGEELIDTMVELGRKGRASGAGMYDYPSAGPKVLWPELRERWAKGTEVPFVDLQDRYLFIMALETAGCFEDGVLSDTVSANIGGIFGIGFPPHTGGPATFMTNYEGGLAGFVARANELADAYGERFRPSAWLTERAAKGTLVDEA; from the coding sequence ATGATCCGTTACGAGCGTGACGACGAGGGCATCGTCACCCTGACCATGGACGACCCGGACGCGGGCGCCAACACGATGAACGACACCTACACCCGGTCGATGGCCGAGACCATCGAGCGCCTCGAGGCCGAGCGCGACCAGATCACCGGTGTCGTGCTCACCTCGGCGAAGAAGACCTTCTTCGCCGGCGGCAACCTCTCCGACCTCCAGTCGGTGACGCAGGAGACCGCCGCGGAGTTCTTCGAGGGCATCGAGGGCATCAAGGCCCAGCTGCGTCGCCTCGAGACCCTCGGCCGGCCGGTCGTCGCGGCGATCAACGGCGCCGCCCTCGGCGGTGGCCTGGAGATCGCGCTCGCGACCCACCACCGCATCGCCGTCGACGACCCGAGGATCAAGCTCGGTCTGCCCGAGGTCACCCTCGGCCTGCTCCCCGGCGGCGGTGGCGTCACCCGCCTGGTGCGGATGCTCGGCATCCAGGAGGCGCTCATGGGCTGGCTGCTGCAGGGCCAGCAGCGCACCCCCGCGGCGGCCCTGGCGAAGGGGGTCGTCGACCAGCTCGTCCCCACCCGCGAGGAGCTCGTCCCCGCCGCCAAGGCGTGGATCCGCGAGCACGCGGACGACGAGACCGCGGCCGTGCAGCCGTGGGACGTCAGGGGCCACAAGATCCCCGGCGGCACCCCCAGCACGCCGCGCTTCGCCGCCAACCTCCCGGCCTTCCCGGCGAACCTGCGCAAGACGCTCAAGGGGGCGCCCACGAAGTCGCCCCGCGCGATCATGTCCGCCGCGGTCGAGGGGGCGCAGGTCGACTTCGACACCGCCAGTCGCATCGAGTCGCGCTACATCACCGAGCTCGCCGCCGGTCGCGAGTCGACGGCCATGATCCAGGCCTTCTTCTTCGACCTGCAGGCGATCAGCTCCGGTTCCCTCCGCCCCGAGGGCATCGAGAAGTCCTCGGTCGGCTCGGTGGGCATCCTCGGCGCCGGGATGATGGGCGCCGGCATCGCCTACTCCGCGGCCAGCGCCGGCATCGACGTCGTCCTCAAGGACGTCTCGATCGAGGGCGCGCAGAAGGGCAAGGCCTACTCCGAGAAGATCCTGGCCAAGCAGGTCGAGCGCGGGAAGTTGTCGGAGGATGCGAGCAGCGCCATCTTGGCCCGGATCACCCCCACCGCCGACGCGCAGGACCTCGCGGGCGTCGACGCCGTGATCGAGGCGGTCTTCGAGGACTACGACCTCAAGAAGAAGGTCTTCGCCGAGGTCGAAGCAGTGGTCGGCCCCGACACCCTGCTGTGCTCGAACACCTCGACGCTGCCGATCACGAGCCTGCAGGAGTTCACCTCCCGGCCGAAGGACTTCATCGGCCTGCACTTCTTCTCGCCGGTGGACAAGATGAAGCTCGTCGAGATCATCCGCGGCGAGCAGACCTCCGACGAGGCCACCGCCCGGGCGATCGACATCGTCCAGCAGATCCGCAAGATCCCGATCGTCGTCGGTGACGGCCGCGGCTTCTACACCAGCCGCGTCTTCGGCACGCTGATCCTCGAGGGGGCCACCGCGCTCGCCGAGGGCATCGACCCGCAGACGATCGAGCGCGCGGCGACCCAGGCCGGCTTCCCGGCACCGCCGCTGGCGATGCTCGACGAGGTCTCGCTGACCCTGACCCAGCACATCCGCGCCGAGGCCGACAAGGCCGCTGCCGCGGAGGGCCGGACCGTGGCGAAGGGCCCGGGCGAGGAGCTCATCGACACCATGGTCGAGCTCGGTCGCAAGGGCCGCGCCTCCGGGGCGGGCATGTACGACTACCCGTCCGCGGGACCGAAGGTCCTGTGGCCCGAGCTGCGCGAGCGCTGGGCGAAGGGGACCGAGGTCCCCTTCGTGGACCTGCAGGACCGCTACCTCTTCATCATGGCCCTCGAGACGGCCGGCTGCTTCGAGGACGGCGTCCTCTCCGACACCGTCTCGGCCAACATCGGCGGCATCTTCGGGATCGGCTTCCCCCCGCACACCGGTGGCCCGGCGACCTTCATGACCAACTACGAAGGGGGCCTGGCCGGCTTCGTGGCGCGGGCCAACGAGCTGGCCGACGCGTACGGGGAGCGGTTCCGCCCGAGCGCGTGGCTGACCGAGCGCGCCGCCAAGGGCACCCTCGTCGACGAGGCCTGA
- a CDS encoding CoA transferase, protein MDAPLAGVRVVSIAINLPGPAAVARLARQGASVTTVLPPSGDPMEQYARPYFEELHVGQDVVRIDLKDPAGRAEVDELLAGADIFLTSSRPSALRRLGLDFATVHERHPQVCQVDIVGYPGEAAETPGHDLTYQAGTGMVRDGRMPATLVVDLAGAERAAAEGAAALVQRARTGEGVRREVALSDLAHTMSRPVAHGLTSPGGMLAGDLPVYAVYAAAEGHVALAALEPHFTRSLLAALDLPAEELTTQRLAEVFAGRTASEWEQWATTHDLPLVAVAD, encoded by the coding sequence GTGGACGCCCCCCTCGCCGGTGTGCGGGTCGTCTCGATCGCCATCAACCTGCCCGGGCCGGCCGCCGTCGCGCGGCTGGCCCGGCAGGGCGCGAGCGTGACGACCGTCCTGCCGCCCTCGGGTGATCCGATGGAGCAGTACGCGAGGCCGTACTTCGAGGAGCTGCACGTCGGGCAGGACGTCGTGCGTATCGACCTGAAGGACCCCGCCGGTCGCGCCGAGGTCGACGAGCTGCTCGCGGGGGCGGACATCTTCCTCACGTCCTCGCGCCCGTCGGCGCTGCGGCGCCTCGGGCTCGACTTCGCGACCGTGCACGAGCGGCACCCGCAGGTCTGCCAGGTCGACATCGTCGGTTATCCGGGCGAGGCGGCGGAGACTCCGGGGCACGACCTGACCTACCAGGCCGGCACCGGCATGGTGCGTGACGGGCGGATGCCGGCCACGCTCGTCGTGGACCTCGCGGGCGCCGAGCGGGCGGCTGCCGAGGGTGCCGCGGCGCTCGTCCAGCGGGCCCGGACCGGGGAGGGCGTGCGCCGTGAGGTCGCCCTGTCCGACCTGGCGCACACGATGTCCCGCCCGGTCGCCCACGGCCTCACCTCCCCCGGGGGCATGCTCGCCGGGGACCTGCCGGTCTACGCCGTCTACGCGGCGGCCGAGGGCCACGTCGCGCTCGCGGCGCTCGAGCCGCATTTCACGCGCTCCCTGCTCGCGGCCCTCGACCTGCCGGCCGAGGAGCTGACCACCCAGCGCCTCGCCGAGGTCTTCGCGGGTCGCACGGCGAGCGAGTGGGAGCAGTGGGCCACCACCCACGACCTGCCGCTCGTCGCCGTGGCCGACTGA
- a CDS encoding acyl-CoA dehydrogenase family protein has product MPDILQPQPYVSPWMDVEDIVDVTQLARTFFEREVTPNLERFAEQHQVDEETWLAAGAAGLLCISVPEEYGGGGGSFAHEAAVLWEQGKAGDDALGYSVHSSIVAHYILAYGSEEQKQAWLPRMASGELVGAIAMTEPGTGSDLQNIRTTARRDGDHYVVNGSKTFITNSSHAGLVVIVARTGGEGAQGLSLVVAEVDGLEGFERGRVLHKIGQHGQDTRELAFTDMRVPVANLLGEEEGQGFYQLMTQLPQERLAIAVGAVASAEKAVDLAVAYTKEREAFGKPIAAFQNTRFTLAEVSTDVLAARTFLDHCVGLHVDGRLDAATASRAKYWTTDVQCDVIDRCLQLFGGYGYVLEYPIARLYAGARVQKIYGGTNEIMKELISRTL; this is encoded by the coding sequence ATGCCCGACATCCTCCAGCCCCAGCCCTACGTCTCGCCGTGGATGGACGTTGAAGACATCGTCGATGTGACGCAGTTGGCCCGGACCTTCTTCGAGCGGGAGGTCACGCCGAACCTCGAGCGTTTCGCCGAGCAGCACCAGGTCGACGAGGAGACCTGGCTGGCCGCCGGTGCCGCGGGGCTGCTGTGCATCTCCGTCCCCGAGGAGTACGGCGGTGGCGGCGGGTCCTTCGCCCACGAGGCCGCCGTCCTGTGGGAGCAGGGCAAGGCCGGTGACGACGCCCTCGGCTACTCCGTGCACTCCTCGATCGTCGCCCACTACATCCTCGCCTACGGGTCGGAGGAGCAGAAGCAGGCGTGGCTGCCGAGGATGGCCTCCGGCGAGCTCGTCGGGGCCATCGCCATGACCGAGCCGGGCACGGGGTCGGACCTGCAGAACATCCGCACCACCGCCCGGCGCGACGGCGACCACTACGTCGTCAACGGGTCGAAGACCTTCATCACCAACTCCTCCCACGCCGGCCTCGTCGTGATCGTCGCCCGCACCGGTGGTGAGGGCGCCCAGGGCCTGTCGCTGGTCGTGGCCGAGGTCGACGGGCTCGAGGGCTTCGAGCGCGGGCGGGTGCTGCACAAGATCGGCCAGCACGGGCAGGACACCCGCGAGCTCGCCTTCACCGACATGCGGGTCCCGGTGGCCAACCTGCTCGGCGAGGAGGAGGGGCAGGGGTTCTACCAGCTGATGACCCAGCTGCCGCAGGAGCGCCTGGCCATCGCGGTGGGGGCCGTCGCGTCCGCGGAGAAGGCCGTCGACCTCGCCGTGGCGTACACCAAGGAGCGCGAGGCCTTCGGCAAGCCGATCGCCGCCTTCCAGAACACGCGCTTCACGCTCGCCGAGGTGTCGACGGACGTGCTCGCGGCGCGCACCTTCCTCGACCACTGCGTCGGCCTGCACGTCGACGGGCGGCTCGACGCGGCGACCGCCTCCCGGGCGAAGTACTGGACGACGGACGTGCAGTGCGACGTCATCGACCGGTGCCTGCAGCTCTTCGGCGGGTACGGCTACGTGCTCGAGTACCCCATCGCCCGCCTCTACGCCGGCGCCCGGGTGCAGAAGATCTACGGCGGGACGAACGAGATCATGAAGGAGCTGATCTCCCGGACGCTGTGA
- a CDS encoding MFS transporter has protein sequence MRGTSLDTTTHLSPDAARRVLLLLTITRWLPVGLVVSLHVLWMLERGLTLTQALAASAATGACVLLLELPTSGIADALGRRPLLVVAGVVNVGAAVAFLVADSLVTFAVAAALLGVFRALDSGPLEAWFVDTVHQTHPGTDVDQDLSRMGTTMGLSMGAGAVASSVLVAWHPVQGHSALWLPILVFVALNVVHLLAVLLLLHEPARLDQRGFGAARASVVRAPGVIRSGLRMLRENRVLRYLVLVELFWSTSMISFEALMPARMAELVGGEARAAVIIGPVAAAAWVVFAAGARASGWLSLRIGVARTAIVGRVLTSLGAISMGLALGPVALVVTHLLTYSMHGFGGPVYNALLHREARADNRATVLSMASMVAFTAFTLGSPLLGLLSDHTSIQVAMVLAGVIGLGGAWCVLPALHAERDRASLTASGRSAPS, from the coding sequence GTGCGAGGGACGAGCCTCGACACCACCACCCACCTCTCCCCGGACGCCGCCCGCCGCGTCCTGCTCCTGCTGACCATCACGCGGTGGCTGCCGGTCGGTCTGGTCGTCTCGCTCCACGTGCTGTGGATGCTCGAGCGCGGGCTGACCCTGACCCAGGCGCTCGCGGCCAGTGCGGCCACCGGCGCCTGCGTCCTCCTCCTCGAGCTGCCGACCTCCGGGATCGCGGACGCCCTGGGCCGTCGGCCGCTCCTCGTCGTCGCGGGGGTCGTCAACGTCGGGGCCGCGGTGGCCTTCCTCGTCGCGGACTCGCTCGTGACCTTCGCCGTGGCCGCGGCACTGCTCGGGGTCTTCCGGGCCCTGGACTCCGGGCCGCTGGAGGCGTGGTTCGTCGACACCGTCCACCAGACCCACCCGGGCACCGACGTCGACCAGGACCTCTCCCGCATGGGCACGACCATGGGCCTGTCGATGGGCGCCGGTGCCGTGGCCTCGTCCGTGCTCGTGGCGTGGCACCCGGTCCAGGGCCACTCGGCCCTGTGGCTGCCGATCCTCGTCTTCGTCGCGCTCAACGTCGTCCACCTCCTCGCCGTCCTGCTCCTGCTCCACGAGCCCGCCCGGCTCGACCAGCGGGGCTTCGGGGCGGCGCGCGCGTCGGTCGTCCGGGCGCCGGGCGTCATCCGGTCCGGGCTGCGGATGCTGCGCGAGAACCGCGTGCTGCGCTACCTCGTGCTCGTCGAGCTCTTCTGGTCGACGTCGATGATCAGCTTCGAGGCACTCATGCCGGCGCGGATGGCCGAGCTCGTCGGCGGCGAGGCCCGGGCCGCCGTCATCATCGGGCCGGTCGCCGCGGCCGCCTGGGTCGTCTTCGCCGCGGGCGCCAGGGCGTCTGGGTGGCTCAGCCTGCGGATCGGTGTCGCCCGCACCGCGATCGTCGGCCGGGTCCTCACCAGCCTCGGCGCGATCTCCATGGGACTCGCCCTCGGTCCGGTCGCCCTCGTCGTGACCCACCTGCTGACGTACTCGATGCACGGCTTCGGCGGACCGGTCTACAACGCCCTGCTGCACCGCGAGGCGCGCGCGGACAACCGGGCGACGGTGCTGTCGATGGCGTCCATGGTCGCCTTCACCGCGTTCACCCTGGGCAGCCCGCTGCTGGGGCTGCTCTCGGACCACACGTCCATCCAGGTGGCCATGGTCCTCGCGGGGGTCATCGGACTCGGCGGCGCCTGGTGCGTCCTGCCAGCCCTCCACGCCGAGCGGGACCGCGCCTCGCTCACAGCGTCCGGGAGATCAGCTCCTTCATGA
- a CDS encoding ArsR/SmtB family transcription factor translates to MDPALPVTQLRALSHPVRMRILGLLRTLGPATATLIARRLGLNSGATSYHLRQLAEHGFVEEAPGMGTKRERWWRAVSQMTSVPEPDDPDDEGRDATDAFHHMVVGQQAQRMQTAAERRGGEPQEWRVVTSISDAALAVTAEQAREIQHRFESLIWEVLEEHGGPPGPVGEGERRFNVVVSTFVDAEEPAWDAQDGG, encoded by the coding sequence ATGGACCCCGCGCTGCCCGTCACCCAGCTCAGGGCACTCTCCCACCCGGTGCGCATGCGCATCCTGGGCCTGCTGCGCACGCTCGGTCCGGCCACCGCAACCTTGATCGCCCGGCGCCTCGGACTCAACTCGGGCGCGACGAGCTACCACCTGCGCCAGCTGGCCGAGCACGGTTTCGTCGAGGAGGCCCCCGGCATGGGCACCAAGCGGGAGAGGTGGTGGCGGGCTGTCAGCCAGATGACCTCCGTCCCCGAGCCGGACGACCCGGACGACGAAGGGAGGGACGCCACCGACGCCTTCCACCACATGGTCGTGGGTCAGCAGGCACAGCGGATGCAGACCGCCGCCGAGCGTCGCGGCGGGGAGCCGCAGGAGTGGCGTGTGGTCACGTCGATCAGCGACGCCGCGCTCGCGGTCACCGCCGAGCAGGCACGCGAGATCCAGCACCGCTTCGAGTCGCTGATCTGGGAGGTCCTCGAGGAGCACGGCGGTCCACCCGGGCCGGTCGGCGAGGGCGAGCGGCGGTTCAACGTCGTCGTGTCGACCTTCGTCGACGCCGAGGAGCCGGCGTGGGACGCACAGGACGGTGGTTGA